The nucleotide sequence ATGAGCGGATTCTGCGTGCCGCAGTTGTCGTTGATCGGCTCGATGTCGAGACTCGGGTAGGGACAGGTATCGCAGGGGGCACAGGAGATGGCCAGAATGTACGGTCCGCTGGTGAAGTCCTCCTGCTGCACCTGAATGTTGTAGGAACCTTGCGGAACGCAGATTTCCAGACGCGCATCTTCACCCGCGCCACCGGCGGTATCCACTCCGAGAATAGTGGTGCAGCCATTGCCGACAAGCCGGACGAGCGGATCGAGACCTTGACCGAACGGGAAGTAGCCCGGAGTGTCATCGGCGAATACGTTGAGTGTCACGCGCGTGAGACCCGGACCGACGACGGTCAATAGATACCAGTCGTGATTATCCGTGGGCGAAAGCAGATTCCCGCAGAGCGTATCGCCGCACAGTGTCGGCGGATTGAACGTGCCGCAGGTGTTGTTGACCGCTTCGTTGTCGCGATTCGGATAGGGGCAGGTGCCGGGGCATTCGCACGGTTCACAGGCCGTGGCGAGAATGTAGGGTCCCGCGGTGCCGTTGCCGAGGTTGTTGATGAAGAGCTTGTAGGTACCGGCGGGCACGCAGACTTCAATATAGGGATCGAGGCCGACGCCGCTTGTATCATCGAAGGTTATCGTTGTAGCACAATCTCCCGTGATCATGCCGACGAACGGATCAAGACCGCGGCCGAACGGATAGAAGCCCGGCGTGTCATCGCCGAAGACGTTGATTTTCACGCGGTAGCAGCCCGTGCCGACGACGCGCAGAGTGTAGTAGTCCGTACCTGTTGCCGAGGTGAAGTCGCCGCACAGCGTGTCGCCGCAGGCGATGACTTCGCCGCCGTTGGCGCAGGTGTTGTTCGGCTCGATGTCGAGATTCGGATAGATGCAGGTGTCGGTGCACTGACAACTGCCGCAATTGATCGCGACAACGCAGGGACCGAAGTCCGTCGCAACCGGATTGCCGACGACGAGCAGGCGGTAGATGCCCGGTTCCAGACAGACGCTGTCAATGCGGGCATCGTTGCCGACGCCGCTGCTGCCGTCCGCGGCGTAGACAGTATCGCAAGCCGCCGAGTAAATGTAAACCGAGGGATCGAGTCCTTGTCCAAACGGCCAGTAGCCCGGAGTGTCGTTGCCGAAGACATCAATGGAGACATTGCGGCAGCCTGGTCCGGCGACTTGGAAGTAGTAGTAGTCTTGTGTGTCGTTGCCACCGAGAATATCGCCGCACACGGTGTCACCGCACATCAATGTGCCGCCGCCACCGGAGCAGAGATTGTTCGTTTCGAAATCACGATTGGGAAAGGTGCAAGTGTCCTGACAGGGTGTGCTCGGGCAGAGTTCGCCCTGAACGACGTTGAATTGGTAGGGGCCGGAGTGCGGCGTGAGACCACCATCCACGACGACGAAGTAGGTGTTGTTGGCGGCCAGTGTCACGCCGGAACAGCAGGCGTCATCGCCGCAGACGTTGTCGCTGCAGCAGACCAGCACGCCGCCCTGCGACGGGCAGCCGCGCCAGATGGTCAGCGCTGAATTGTAGGACGTGCCGCAGAGCGAAAACGAGAGCGTACTCGTCACCGGCGGCGTGATGGAATAGACGACGTCCGGCGCGACGCTGCCGGTCTGACAGGGCACACCGTAATCATTGAGGTGACCGGCGGTGCTGCCGGTGTCACAAAACGGGATCGTGGTGATGGCCACGGCGGTCGCGCAGGTCTCGCCACCTTGGTCGAGCGGATTGTTCGGGTCGCGGCTGTCCTCTCCTTGGGCGGCCCAAAGTGGTAGAGCCAGCGTCAGCAGAAGCAGGGTAAGCACAAGGCTACGACATCGCTTCATCTTGATTTCTCCTAATTTAGTCATATTTCATCTGTGCAGCGCAAGTTGCTATTCTATATGATATAATAAAACACCCTACCCCAAAGGCGCAAGCCATTCTATGATAATCTTTAGAATCGATCAAGAGAGTTTGGAATTAGTTACTACACTCGTCGACTTGAGATAATATAAACAAGTATTTAAAGCGATAAGTGAGTAAATAGATTTCATGATTGCTTGACAATCGTGAGGCGAATGCCGTTCTTTGGTCCACATCGAATGAGGTTTCTAAAAGGGGGTCACATGGAACAGATCGCGGCGTTTCGGCTCTGTCCAAAATGCGGGTTTGAATGGGACACGGTTGAGCACTTCCTGGTCGATCAGTCCGTTCGGGTTATTGCGTATGAGCCCATGTTCAGCAACCCTGAAGAGGGGCACTTCTTTTTCGTCCATGAGGCCGTGGGTTGTCACGAGGGTTTTTCGCTGATGGTGGGTCAACTGGCTGGTGCGTTTCGCGCGCCGCGCGGCAAGGAGTTACATTTCATGAGCCCTGAGTGTGAGGGGCGTTGCTTTGTGCGGCATGATCTGGCGCCATGCGAGGTGGAGTGCTCGATGCGCTGGCCGCGGGTCATCCTGCAGCACCTGCGCGAGCACAAGCTGCCGGAAGCGTAGGGCGATTGCCAAAACTATTCAAAGCAAACAGCCGCATGGAGTGTCCATGCGGCTGTTGTTGTTTAATTGGGTGCGTGAAATCTTGCGATTAGTTGCCGCTGTTGCAGGGTGGGGCGCTGGTCAGGAAGCGGACAACGACCGCATAGTAGACCTGTTCGGTTGATCCGTCGTTTTGAATCCGACTCTCATCAATGTAGCGGTTGAGATCGGTGACGGCGATCAAATTCTCAGGCGAGATGATCGCCCGGGGATCGGAATTGGTCGTGCGATAGACCAGATATTGATCGGCGCCCTGGATTTCTTCCCAGCGCAGCACGACATTCGTGCGCTCGGGGTCGGCGACGTACTCGTCATCCGGGAAGTGAACCGTCAAGTGTTCGATCGGAGCAGGACGTGACGGCTGACAATCTCCGCATTTCATGCTCAAGCGATATTTGCCGCAAGTCACGAAGTAGGGAGCGAGCGGCTTGACCTCGAAGAAGTAATCACCGGGAGCAAGACAGAGTGAGTCACAGGTTGTGGCGCACTGCGGCGCGATGGTGCAGTTCAGGAGGTCGCGTTCCCAGCAGAAGTCGGAGGCGGGTCCGGCGGCGATAACTGAAAGTGCCGCGTCGAAGCTGGATTCGAGGCAGACGGCAACCATGTCATTGGAGTCGTGGACTGTGAATTGGTACCAATCTTGGTCAATGAATGCCTCGTTCGCATCGGAGTAGCCGAAGTAGGATTCGCCGCACTGGATGGAATAGGCTGAGAAGAACTCGCCTTCGCAGCCGTTGCCCGCGGACGACATCCCGCAGTACTCGTATTCGAACAGATCGCCCGGCAGCGGTTCGACGATGCAGACTTCCAAACACTCCGCCGGTTGACCATTCACTTCCAGTATGTAGCGGCCGCTGGAGTTCGCAGTGCCGCGTACGACGATCGTGTAGGCGGATTCGGGATACTCTTGGCTAAAGGTTGCGATTGGATCGGTACCCACGCCGCCGAAGTCTTCGCTGTAAAGGAGACCGCCGCAGTTGGCGCTATAGACGTCAATCGCCGCATCGAGACCGCCGCCGAAGGCGCGCATTGGTCCGGAGTGTCATCGGCGAGCACTCGGATTGTGAACCAAGTGCAGGCGTCCTGCGGCGGAATGAAGGTGTAGTAGTCGAGGTCGTTGGGATTCAGAATCTCGCCGCAGAATGTTTGACCACAGGAGACGACAGGATTGTCCAGACCGCACGAGCCGTTGTTCGCCTCGTTGTCGCGATTCGGGTGGGGGCACGTCTCGCACGGGCAGCTTTCGCAGCGCGTGCCGAGAATGTACGGGCCGACGCTGCCGTTGCCTTCAACCTTGATCGAGTAGAAACCTTGCGGCAGGAAGATTGGGCCGAGGAATGCATCCGCGCCCAAGCCGCTGTCGTCGTCGTTGGCAATCATGCTTTGACACTGGTTGCCAAACAGGAACAGCTTGGGGTTGAGCCCTTGACCATATGTGAAGAAGCCGGGATGACCGTCGGCGATGAGAGACACTGAAACTGTTTCGCCCTGCTGTTCGGTTACCTCAAAATTGAACCAGTCCACGTCGGCGAGGTTCGTGATGGCGCCCCAGAGTGAATCACCTGAGGCGAGTGCGGGGTTGTTCGGGCCGCAGAGATTGTTGTTTTGCTCAAGATCAAAATTCGGCAGCGATGTCGTGCCGCAGGCGCATTCGGTACACTTGAACAGCAGCATGTAGTGGCCGCCCGGACCTTGACTGGCCACACCGAATTGATAGAGTCCCGGCAACAGGCAAGCGAGGTCAAGATAGACATTGTCTTCGCCGGTAACACTCGCCTCGGGCAGGCCCCACGAACTGCATCCTTCGTCAATGCGGTGAGTGTAGATAACCGGATTGAATGTGCCAGCACCGTCAGGAAATCCGAAGACTTCAATGGTGGGTTGATAGCAGAATCCGGGGTCAATGTAGAAGGTGTAGTAGTCAACCGTATCCGGTCCGCTCATCGAGGAAACGTGACCGACCAAGGTGTCGTTACAAACGATGAACGGGGCATCCAGCCCGCAACGCTCGTCGTTTACCGGTTCGGTGTCGCGGCTTTCGCCGGGGAAAGGGTTCGAGTCGCAAGCGTTCTCAGAGCAGATCGTTCCTTCGCGAATGTTGAGCTGGTAGATGCCGCTATTCATCCAACTTTGGCCGCCGTCTACCACGATATAGTAAAAGGAATCGGGGTGCATGGTGAAGGTGACACAGCCGTCATCTTCGCAAGCGCTGTTGCTGCAGCCGATCAAGGTGCTGCCGGCCGCGTCGGGGTGGCGATTGCGCCAGACATGCAGTGCGCCGTCAAATCCGGTGCCGCAGAGTGAGGCCGTGACGGTGCGGACAAAGCTGTCGCCGTAGTAATCGAGGCAATAGACCACGTCGGGACCAGTATTGAACGGCCCACCGATGCAGGGAACGGTGTAGTCATTGCGCGCGCCGGCGGTAGTGGCGGTCGTGCAAAACGGAAGCTCAGAGAAGTGGAGCGGGATGGAATCGCGACAGGCCTCGCCCCACGAAAGGTCATCCAGAGGTGTGATCGGCGAGCGGTCCGAGGAGTTGGCCGCGTTGGCCAGAGCCACGGTCGAAGCAAGGATAAAGCACAATAGCACAGAATAGAAGATTTTCATGCAGGACATTCCTGATCATTCGCGGTTCATCAAACGACATGGAGAACCTACAATATATGACCGAGGTTATCCATAAAGCAAGTGGTGACACGGGGCAGGAATATGCAACAGCCGCATGGGGGGGACCATGCGGCTGTTTGGTGTTCTGTCCGTCAGGCTGGAGGCCTGATACAGGGATCGTGTTAGAGCTTAGGTGATTCAGCCCCGCTGAGTCCCTGCTGACGATGAGAGTCGCGCGCTACTTCAGCAACATGAGTTTCTGCACCTTGACCGTGTTTGCGGACCTGAATTGCGCGAAATAGATGCCGGAGGCCAGATTGGAGCCGTCAAAGTTAACGGAATGCGTGCCGGGGAGATAGCGACCGTCCGCCAAGGTGGCGACCTCGCGCCCCAGAATATCATAAATGATCAGGCTAACATCCATAGCCGCCGCAAGCGTAAATTGCAGCGTCGTCGTCGGATTAAACGGATTAGGCATCGCACCGCCAAAGCTCGATGCATCCGAGAACAAAACGTCGGGTGTCGACAGCGGAATGACTCCTGCGCAGACGAGCGCGGCGTTGTTCAACGTTTCGGCGATCAACTTGGCCTGATTTGGATTAGAGTTGATGATGCCGGCGATATGCACCACAGCCTGCGATACCGTTGCGCCGTCCGTTGAAGCGGCCGCATACTGAGCGAGCTTGCCCGAAGCGACATTCAAGAGCAAAGCGAGCGTATGAGACGACGCACGCTCAATGGGAGTGCTGCCGCCCTGATTGACACTGAGCATGGCGCTCATATCCATAAGTGAAAGCGCCGCCGCCGGAGCGCCGGAGTGAGTGACGCCGATGATTTGAATGTGGTTGACCGGACTCAAGTAGAAGCAGTCATAGATGCTGGCCAACAGAGATTCGAGTTCGCCTTCATCGTAATCAGCATGGCCGTGGCCGGTCAGATTCGCTTTGACCTGATGCTTCCAGTAGCCTTTTGAGCGCGCGTCGTTCACGGTGATGGAGTTGTTTAGAACAAAATTCACCGTTTCGGCAGCGCGCGGCGCAAGGACAACTTGAACATGATTCTGATTTGCCTGCATGCCCAGCGGCTCAATCAGCTCAACGTAATACGTGCCGGGGTTCAATGCCGAAAATACTCCGCCGCCAGCCGCTGTCAACGCCGCCGCCACCAGAGCGTTGCTTTCATCGAATAGATCCACCATGACTCCGGAATATCCGGGTGACACGGTGAAGGAAATCGTGCCGGTTGAGTCACAGGTATAGCGCAGGACATCGGAGAGTCTGACGTCATCCACTGTGCCGCGGAACGGATCGGAGACGTAGGGCGGCGTGACGTCCGTGCCAACGAACAAGGGGTAGGTCGCATCACTCAAGGAACCTGCAACGGCTGCGGCACAGCAACCGTCTACGAAGGTGCGCACGGTCATGCCATCAAAAGTTCCGGCGAGGTGATACCAAGTTCCGGGAACGATCTGATCAGGCGCAATTGCTTGATAGCGTTGCCCGCCGCTCTGGACTTCAAAACTGGGACGACCGCCGACGAGGCTGAGCGCGTAGCCGTGGTAGTCTTTAGCGCTTGTGATGATGAGCATCTGATTAGGACGAAGCGAATCTGCATTGATCCAGCACTCCAGCGTGAAGATGTCAGGCTCAAGAAGGGCGGGAGAGCCCAAATCAATGGCGTCGCCTTCGGCCGATCCGGCCCAGCTTGCGGGGGCGTACTCGTATGTGCCAACGAGCGTGCCATGGTTTTGATTGGAAGAATGATCCAGGACAGACTCGCCAGTACATTCGTCGAAGTTCCACAGCCCGATGAGTCCGGTTTCGGTGCCGCTGATAGTCTGATTACGAGCCGCAGAAATCTCGGCAGCGGTTCTCGCGTAATTCCAGAGGCGAATTTCATCTTGATCTCCGGCAAGGAACCGGAGCGGTGAATGATAAGGAACGTGACCGAAGTATATCGGTTCGTTTGTATCAGGACTGCCGAGGGATTTCGTGCGGCGATTGACTTCAACTCCGTTGATGTACAGAATGTACTGCGTTCCGTTGCGCACGCCGGCGATATGGTACCATTGATTCAGCTCAAACGGGGACGGCCCGTTCACGCAAACTTCGTCGTTGTTGAAGGCGGCACAGAATCCGGGAATGAGATCGGTGCGAACTTGCAACGCCCAATAGGCGATTGCCGAGGAACGGCCCTTTAGAACGATCGGATTATCGTATGTTGTGTTTTGCACATCCAAGTAAACCCAACTTTCGACCGTGTAATCTCCCGTGCCGACATTCAGTGAGCTGCTATGCGGAACCTGCACGAAGGACGAAGCGCCGTCGTAGGATATTGCGCAAGTGGTCGGTGCCCCGTTGAACTTCAGTCCGCTGCCAAAGCGTCCTGGCACCCATTGCGGCGTGCCGCGCAGAAGTCCGTCAAGGCCATTCAGAGAGGCATCCGCGGCGACCACGCCGCTCCCTTCGTTAAGATTGAGGAGGAGGATTGTGTTCGCGTCCTGTGCAAATTCATTCACAGGTTGTGCGAAAAGCTTGTCCGTCGTAATTGCCAAGCAGCAAATGATTAACGCTCGAATGAAGATTCTCATGTTCGGTCTCCCTGTTATTTTGTTCCTGCAACGCGACAGACAAATTCATGCCGCTGTTTCAATATGACAAAATTCCGAAGAAAACAAAACAGCTTGCGCCAATGGCACAAGCTGTTCAACTTCAAGGCAATGCGTTGACCACGTGTTGGCGACGGCCGCCAACACGCCATCGGCGCTGTGCAAAAATGTTTACACCCCGGCGTCCTTGCGGGCGACGATCTTGACGGATTTCATCTTGATCTTTTGCAGCGGCGTTGAGCCTTGCACGGCGGTGTTGGCGATCGCGTCCACGATTTCCATGCCCTTGATGGTCTTGCCAAAAACGGTGTACTGATTGTCCAGGTGAGGCGTGGCGACGTGGCAGATGAAGAACTGCGAGCCCGCACTGTTCGGGTCTGGCGTGCGCGCCATCGAGAGCGTGCCCGGCTCGTGCTTGCGATCATTGAACTCGGCATTCACATTCCAACCGGGTCCGCCGCCGCCGGTGCCGGTGGGATCGCCGCCCTGAATCATGAAACCTTTGATGACGCGATGGAAAATCACGCCATTGTAGTAGTCGTGGTCGGCCAGCCATTTGAAATTGCGCACGTGATTGGGCGCCTTATCGGGATAAAACTCGCAGACGATGGTACCCTTGATTGGGCCGCCTTCCTGCTCAATTTCGATCACGGCGACGCTATCGCCATCCACCGGATAATCGGCGGGCCACTTCTCCAATTTGGGTGTATCGGACACGGGTTTCGTTTGCTCCTGAGTGTTCTTGACTTCGGTCTTCTTCGGCTCTTCCTTCTTGGCAGCCTGATCAGCGGGCTTGTCCGCCTTGCTGCAACCGGCGAAAGCAACACCGGCCGCCAGCAGTAACGCGAAAACTGTCTTCATGCGGGTCCTCTATTTGAATGATGAATGATGAATGCAGAATGATGAAACGGGCGGCGCCGTATTGTACGACGTTTGCCGGTGGTTAGCGCAACAGCATAATCTTGCTTACGAGCGTATTCGATCCGCTCTGCAATTCGACCATGTAGATGCCGCTCGCGCAGTCGGCGCAGTTCCACGCGAGCTGGTGCTGGCCTGCGCTCATGGGGCCGCTGAGCAGCTGCGCGATGGAGCGGCCCAGAATGTCACACGTTGATCGTGACCTGCGCTGCGCGCGCCAGTTCGAAGTGTATCGTTGTCGAGGCATTGAACGGATTCGGATAGGCCTGCAGCAGGCGGACGTCACGGGGAGCCGGGACGACTTCGGCGGCAGAAAACACCGAGTCGCAATTGACAGGCACGCCGTCGTCTTGATGCAGAGTACCATTCGAAACATACCAGTTCTCCCATTCGCCGCCGACGCTGGTCTCCCAATCGGCGACGCTAAAGGTGTACATGCCCGTGTTGGTGCCGTAGACTTTGCAGACGCGCACGGCCTGTCCGGCGAGATTCCAATCCAACGGCATCGTCGGTGCGCAGAGCTCGGGCCTGAAGTCCTCCAGTTCGCAATTGGTCTGCAGGAAGAAAGCGGCTTCCTCGTAGTTGGGGTAGTCTCCGTACACGGTGGCGATCCCGTTCGTGTCAATACAGACCGCCGTGTATTCGTTGCAGGCGATGCCGCGCGGCACCCGCGCGTTGTCGGTCAGGATTCTGGCCATGAACACGACGTGACGGCCTTCGCGCGCCCGGGCATCATAGTGAGTGTCGGTCACCACATCGTCCATATAGCGGACGTCAATGAACTTCGTGGAATCCACGGTCACCAAGGGATCGTAGGGATTATTCAAGGCGACCGGGGACGTTACGCTGCCGTTCTGCCCGGTGTAGTAGAACCCGCCGAGTATGGCCATGCCGGCGCTGGTGCCGCCGACGACGACATTGCGATTGGTGATACCGAGATTAATTAGGCTGTCTATGGGAGTGTGGCGCCAGTATGACACATAATCCCACTGGTCGCCGCCGGCGAACCAAATTGCCTCGGCCATGCGGATCTTGGTGTGGATGTAGCTTTCGCCCGCCGACAGAGCATTATGACAGACGATGGTTTCAACCGAATTCACCGGCACACCCAATTCAGAATACAGGTAGTCGTTGTAGCCGTCCGCTCCATCCGTCCGCAAAACGAGCACGTCCCCGCCATTGGCCCGCCGGAGAAACCACCTCATCGCTTCGTCATGTTCCGTCGCTCCGCCCATCATGCACACACCGCCTTCGGCCTGGACCGGGATGTCCAGCGGGCTACCTGTGAAGTAGGACGTGTAGTTTTGGGCGCGGACGAAATTGAACGCGGAACACGCAAGAACAACGGCAATCACATACAGAAGATTCATGGCGCATAATTAGTCTAGATAACGAACGGGGTACCGAAAGCGGGTGCCGCCGCGAGCACGCGCACCGGCTATTTTCAAACACGAGCCTGTGATGCGCGGGTGCCGCGGAAGCGCGTCCAACGAGTCGGTCCACAGATTTGACGCGGCCGTTGTGGTCATCGCCTGATCACAAAGTGAGAATGGGGCCGAGCGTTTTTTGCGCGGTCAGGTGAACGGCGATCTCGGGGTTGTCAAGCGCGGTACGGGCGCTGGCGCGCGCGGATCGGGATGATTGTTCTCTTCGGACAGATGCGCGAGCACCGTGTGCTTGAGCTTCTTGCACGAGCGGAGCACGTCGGCGGTCTGGCGATTTGAGAGATGGCCCGTGTGGGAGGGCGATACGCTGCTTGAGCAGTTCGGGGTAGGGACCGGTGCGCAGCAGCTCCTCGTCGTGGTTGCTCTCGATAACGGCAATCGTCGATTCGGCAAATGCGTCGTGTAAGTCAGGGGAGACCTCGCCCAGATCGGTGGCGACGGTCAGCACTTCGTGGCCGCAGTGAATTTGATAGGCCGCAGGTTCGGCGGCATCGTGCGAGACGTGCAGTGCGCGCACCGTGAACGGGCCGACATCCACGAGTGTGCCGTTGATCGGAAAGGCCTTCTGACGACGCATGAAACCCGGTGACAGGGCCGTGAGCGTGCCGGTCGTGGCATAGACCGGGGCCTGCGTCTTCTTCAACAGGCTGTTCAAACCTTTCGTGTGATCGGAGTGTTCGTGCGTAATGAAAATCGCGCTGAGATCCTGCAGGCTGCTCGCCGAGTTCCTGCAACGCGAAAAGCAGCGCACGCACGCCGAGGCCCGCATCCACGAGCAGGCGCGTGTCACCCGAGCGGATGAACAGTGAATTGGCCAGTGAACCGGAAGCGAGTGTGGCGACGAACACGGGAAAAGTATGAGGTATGAGGTATGAAGTATGAATCAGCGGTGATTCATTTCTGGACGACTAAGGTGTCGGCGAGAATGTCGTGCAGGCCTTGCTTCTTCTCGGTGAACGCGACCATGATATAGCCGATGCCGAGAATAATCGCGCTGATGTACTTGGCGAAGTGGCGGCCCGTCGCCCTCGCGAAAGAAATACGGCGATAGTTCAGATCGGTGACGACGATGTTCATCACGATCTTGCCGATGGTGGCCTGCCGGAAGGAACTTTCAAACAGCGCGCAATAGAGCCACTGAATAACCAACTCGAGACCAAATGTCATCGAGAATAGATCAAACTCCGCATGCCAAGTGAACGGTGCCGCGGCAATCTGGATAATGATGGTATCAATAATCGCGGCCAGCACGAGCCGCCAGAAGCCGGCATATTGCACCGGAAAGACGTTGAGCGAGTCCGGCGCATGCGCGGTCTGCTCAGTCTTGGGCAACACGATTTCCCGGCCCGCAGTTTTCGCAGTACTGCGCCGTTTCGTGTGTTTGCTTGCCGCAATGTGGACAGAACATGGGCGGAAAATTTAGAGGAATGAAGACAGAAGCTAAAAAGTCAGAAGTCAGAAGTCGGACCGTGGAAGGATGGCCCGGACTTCAGCGTTTGTAGGGGTTGCCGACGTAGGCATTAATGATGCACAGAGATGCAGAATCAGGCCGGGCACGATGAGCAGCCAATAGCCCTACGGCAGTGGCGCCCATCCAGAGCAGACCGCGCAGGATCTTGCCGCGATAGATCTGACCGAGGCCGGGAATGAAGAAGCTCAAAACCGCGGCGATGCCCGGATGCCAGTGTTTCTCGGGCGGTTGTTGCACGACCACAACGGGCCGTTCCTTCGTACCGCTGTCCGTGCCGCACTTCGGACGAAGCGCGCGTCAGACGCGAGTTTTTCGCCACAGACGGTGCAATGCATGGGGATTCCTCAGACAGCGACGCGGCTGCCGCGCTTCGAGAGCGGGACGCCTTGCAGGCAGAACGGGCAATCGGCGGGCGCAAATGACTGGAGCGCCAGTTTCACCACGGCATAAGGAGTCGGCGAAAGGTGCGTGTCACCGCGCTGAATCAAGGCGCCGATACCGATCACGTTGCCGCCATCGCGTTCAATGGCTTCCTTGACCTCGCCGACCGACAGGCCGGTGGTGATGACATCTTCGCAAATCAGCACGCGTTGGCCGGGCTGAATTTCAAAACCGCGCCGCCATTCCATGCGGCCGTCCACACGTTCAGGGAAGGCGATTTGTACTCCCATATCTTTACCGACTTCGTGCGCCACCAGCACGCCGCCGGTCAAGGGACCGACGACCAGATCGGGGCTGGCAATCCGGAAGTGATTGGCCAGAGCGTGCGCGAACTGTTCCGTCAGTTCAGGCCGTTCGAGCAGGCGAAACTTCTCCACATACACATCACTGTGTCGGCCACTCGACAACAGAAAATGCCCTTCGAGAAACGCGCCGCATTCGCGAAGGAGATCCAGGGCGATTTCTTGATTCATGATTAGGGCCACGCGGGACGTGGGTTGGGGGTTAATTTAGATATCAGGCGAAAGGGATCGGGTATGAGATATGAAATTTGAAATTAGAGATTGCAAAAGCGGATGCCGGCCGGCGCACCGAGGGGTATTCTAACCGAAGTCCCAGTGAAGCGAGGAGCTCCAAGGTGACATCGGTGCCGGGTTGCGCGGCGGGCTTAGTATTCCTGCTGCCGGGAATAGATCACGTAGGTGTCCGCCAGAATGTCGTGAAGCGCCTGCTTCTTGGCGGTGAAGCCGGCCATAATGTAACCGATCATGAGAATCATGCTCGAGAGAAATTTAGCGAAGTAGCGGCCCGATGCGCGGGCGAAGCTGATGGTTTGGCCGCGAGAATCCACGACTTGCAGGCCAACGGCGATTTTACCGAGCGAGCCGCGCGAGGGCGAGCTTTCCATGAACGCAAAATAGAGCCACTGGCCGATGGAGATGATCGCCGCAAACACCACCCAGCCGCCGATGACAGCGATAATCGCCGCCGGGTCTGGGTCGTCGAGCCAGTGATGGCCGAGATGCTGCCGATGCTGAAAACGATGCCGATCATCACGAAGACGAAGCTCGACGGAGATCACGAGTTGGTCAATGATGTGGGCCACTAAGCGAATCCAAAAACCGGCGTAGCGGGC is from bacterium and encodes:
- a CDS encoding orotate phosphoribosyltransferase, yielding MNQEIALDLLRECGAFLEGHFLLSSGRHSDVYVEKFRLLERPELTEQFAHALANHFRIASPDLVVGPLTGGVLVAHEVGKDMGVQIAFPERVDGRMEWRRGFEIQPGQRVLICEDVITTGLSVGEVKEAIERDGGNVIGIGALIQRGDTHLSPTPYAVVKLALQSFAPADCPFCLQGVPLSKRGSRVAV
- a CDS encoding RDD family protein, whose protein sequence is MAHIIDQLVISVELRLRDDRHRFQHRQHLGHHWLDDPDPAAIIAVIGGWVVFAAIISIGQWLYFAFMESSPSRGSLGKIAVGLQVVDSRGQTISFARASGRYFAKFLSSMILMIGYIMAGFTAKKQALHDILADTYVIYSRQQEY
- a CDS encoding peptidylprolyl isomerase translates to MKTVFALLLAAGVAFAGCSKADKPADQAAKKEEPKKTEVKNTQEQTKPVSDTPKLEKWPADYPVDGDSVAVIEIEQEGGPIKGTIVCEFYPDKAPNHVRNFKWLADHDYYNGVIFHRVIKGFMIQGGDPTGTGGGGPGWNVNAEFNDRKHEPGTLSMARTPDPNSAGSQFFICHVATPHLDNQYTVFGKTIKGMEIVDAIANTAVQGSTPLQKIKMKSVKIVARKDAGV
- a CDS encoding zinc-ribbon domain-containing protein, producing the protein MFCPHCGKQTHETAQYCENCGPGNRVAQD
- a CDS encoding RDD family protein, whose amino-acid sequence is MQYAGFWRLVLAAIIDTIIIQIAAAPFTWHAEFDLFSMTFGLELVIQWLYCALFESSFRQATIGKIVMNIVVTDLNYRRISFARATGRHFAKYISAIILGIGYIMVAFTEKKQGLHDILADTLVVQK
- a CDS encoding T9SS type A sorting domain-containing protein; the protein is MRIFIRALIICCLAITTDKLFAQPVNEFAQDANTILLLNLNEGSGVVAADASLNGLDGLLRGTPQWVPGRFGSGLKFNGAPTTCAISYDGASSFVQVPHSSSLNVGTGDYTVESWVYLDVQNTTYDNPIVLKGRSSAIAYWALQVRTDLIPGFCAAFNNDEVCVNGPSPFELNQWYHIAGVRNGTQYILYINGVEVNRRTKSLGSPDTNEPIYFGHVPYHSPLRFLAGDQDEIRLWNYARTAAEISAARNQTISGTETGLIGLWNFDECTGESVLDHSSNQNHGTLVGTYEYAPASWAGSAEGDAIDLGSPALLEPDIFTLECWINADSLRPNQMLIITSAKDYHGYALSLVGGRPSFEVQSGGQRYQAIAPDQIVPGTWYHLAGTFDGMTVRTFVDGCCAAAVAGSLSDATYPLFVGTDVTPPYVSDPFRGTVDDVRLSDVLRYTCDSTGTISFTVSPGYSGVMVDLFDESNALVAAALTAAGGGVFSALNPGTYYVELIEPLGMQANQNHVQVVLAPRAAETVNFVLNNSITVNDARSKGYWKHQVKANLTGHGHADYDEGELESLLASIYDCFYLSPVNHIQIIGVTHSGAPAAALSLMDMSAMLSVNQGGSTPIERASSHTLALLLNVASGKLAQYAAASTDGATVSQAVVHIAGIINSNPNQAKLIAETLNNAALVCAGVIPLSTPDVLFSDASSFGGAMPNPFNPTTTLQFTLAAAMDVSLIIYDILGREVATLADGRYLPGTHSVNFDGSNLASGIYFAQFRSANTVKVQKLMLLK
- a CDS encoding MBL fold metallo-hydrolase, which encodes MTRACSWMRASACVRCFSRCRNSASSLQDLSAIFITHEHSDHTKGLNSLLKKTQAPVYATTGTLTALSPGFMRRQKAFPINGTLVDVGPFTVRALHVSHDAAEPAAYQIHCGHEVLTVATDLGEVSPDLHDAFAESTIAVIESNHDEELLRTGPYPELLKQRIALPHGPSLKSPDRRRAPLVQEAQAHGARASVRREQSSRSARASARTALDNPEIAVHLTAQKTLGPILTL
- a CDS encoding cyanophycinase, with protein sequence MNLLYVIAVVLACSAFNFVRAQNYTSYFTGSPLDIPVQAEGGVCMMGGATEHDEAMRWFLRRANGGDVLVLRTDGADGYNDYLYSELGVPVNSVETIVCHNALSAGESYIHTKIRMAEAIWFAGGDQWDYVSYWRHTPIDSLINLGITNRNVVVGGTSAGMAILGGFYYTGQNGSVTSPVALNNPYDPLVTVDSTKFIDVRYMDDVVTDTHYDARAREGRHVVFMARILTDNARVPRGIACNEYTAVCIDTNGIATVYGDYPNYEEAAFFLQTNCELEDFRPELCAPTMPLDWNLAGQAVRVCKVYGTNTGMYTFSVADWETSVGGEWENWYVSNGTLHQDDGVPVNCDSVFSAAEVVPAPRDVRLLQAYPNPFNASTTIHFELARAAQVTINV